A portion of the Gossypium arboreum isolate Shixiya-1 chromosome 8, ASM2569848v2, whole genome shotgun sequence genome contains these proteins:
- the LOC108487318 gene encoding uncharacterized protein LOC108487318 codes for MGENIAHIYRHQNQAEEQDEEALSLCNFPLDVTKTSSENYHLGKVSALQGLSRRSSSDAGPELFEFLSDLSSEMCPADDIIFCGKLIPLNEQSIPFQTRKDCSFEEDRENHVLRKRSESLSELRSDSITRTGSTKEYTKLLRNSRSLDYKKLRRYDMVRNPSTRSSGKSEVPTKKLIKRKWFVFMFGMVKFPPEMELKDIKIRQCRRNPSIMFPSAEGGGKKHSGNRSSGKGSWSLLKALSCRDHRSVAVAASLWMPQA; via the coding sequence ATGGGAGAAAACATTGCTCATATTTATCGTCATCAAAACCAAGCCGAAGAGCAAGACGAAGAAGCACTTTCTCTTTGCAACTTTCCTTTAGATGTTACCAAAACCAGCTCAGAAAATTATCACTTGGGCAAAGTGTCTGCCCTGCAGGGCTTATCTAGAAGATCATCATCTGATGCTGGCCCTGAACTCTTCGAGTTTCTCAGCGATCTTAGCTCCGAGATGTGCCCAGCTGACGACATAATCTTTTGCGGCAAACTCATTCCTTTGAATGAGCAATCCATTCCCTTTCAAACACGGAAAGATTGCTCTTTCGAAGAAGATAGAGAAAACCATGTTTTACGCAAACGATCCGAGTCACTCTCCGAGTTACGTAGCGACTCCATAACTCGAACCGGCAGCACCAAAGAGTACACTAAGCTTCTTAGGAACAGTCGTTCCTTGGACTATAAAAAGCTTCGCCGTTATGACATGGTTAGAAATCCTTCAACAAGAAGTTCCGGAAAATCCGAAGTTCCTACGAAAAAACTTATTAAGCGGAAGTGGTTTGTTTTCATGTTTGGAATGGTTAAGTTTCCACCGGAAATGGAGCTTAAAGATATCAAAATCCGACAGTGCCGTCGGAATCCATCGATTATGTTTCCATCAGCGGAAGGTGGCGGTAAAAAACATTCTGGTAACCGGAGCTCAGGCAAGGGTTCTTGGAGTTTGTTAAAAGCGTTAAGTTGCAGAGATCATAGAAGTGTCGCAGTAGCGGCATCATTGTGGATGCCTCAAGCctaa